GTGAAGCCCATGGTAGAAATCAGTTCCGCCAATTTTCTACCGCGTCGTTCCTCCCGATGGTAACCCCAATGGGTGCTGGGGGCATTAAAGTCACCTACTATGACTAGTGGTTCCCTGCCTGCAGCCGCGCGCGCTTTGCTAAAGATGTCGGTGTAAGTTATGTTGGGCAGTTTGGGTGAACTGTAAATGTTAAGAATGTGTATGGATGGGTCCTGCTTCCTAAGTGGGAGGAGGGTCACCATAGCACACGAGTAAGGCGGGTCGCATTCTAGATCCACCAAGTTGGCGGTGTAATTTCGGTGCACGCATATTGCGGTTTGTGCGTCCCTTTGATACACGGTATAATTTGTAAGGGCGGCGTGCTCGCCTGGCTCCTGAAGAGCCACTACCGCGGGTAAATCGGGATAGATTTCTAGGTGGAGCCGGAGAGCAGCCCGCTTAGTACGGGCTCGAAATCCCCGGCAATTCCACTGAACGATTGTAAGAGGGTCCGAATTAGTGCGGGTACGGCGTGATTTAAGACCGTGGCCCGCCATCTTGGGGATTAGAATTTTGGGTGGCTTCCAGTAGAGCAGAGAGGTCCATAGGCGCTCCGCTGCTCGTTCTGGGGCTATTATCCGGGGTTGCAGTCAAACTGACAGGCTGCCGATCAGCCTCGGCCATATGAGGTAGTGGCCGTTGCATCTGCGATTTATTCACCCGTTTAAGCTTGGTGGTGGGTCGACGGGTGCTGGAAACGATTTGAGGCAGCTGGGCCACTATCATGGCCGGGATGCGGTCGAATACGGTTTGAATGGCAGCAGCGAGTCTATCCTCGATAGTGGTTACTATGGAGGCCATTTGGCCCTCCAGGTGGCTGAGACGCGCTTCAATCGGAGCGAGGAGTGCCGTGCAGTCCCTTTGTTCAGAGGGGGCACTGTCCATCGCTTCCGGTGCTGGCCCGGAAGGTGTCGAGGTAGGAAGTGGGGGCGAGCGGTTCACGAGCGCCTCCATTGCCTGTGTTAGCGAGGCCACTCTGGCCTTAAATTGCTGGATTTCGATTTGTTCCCGCAAGGGAGTGGGAGCTGTGGGTGGTTTGGGTGGGTTCGGGGGGTGTCGGGGTGGGGAGGCTGCCGTACCCGTGCCGCTCACCTGAGGTCCTTGTCGGATGCGAGCAGCCCATGTGAGTTCCCCTTGGGCAGCAGGCTGGAGTCCGGGTGGCGACGGGTGCGATGTGGAGGAGGCAGGTGGGCCCTGCCTCGATGGAGACCTCTCGGTGGGAGGTCCCGGCGTAGTGTGGCCTCGCTTGGAAGGCCCGTGGGTCCCCGCTCCAGGATGCGGGGGTGGAGGAGATTTGGTGGCAGGAGATGGAGTCACCTGCTGTGGAGCCCGGGTGTCGGGCGGCCTCGGCTTCCGTGGTCGCTGGCGTTTGCCTTTCGTGGGGCCGGGTTGGCTCTCCAGTGGAGGGGTGGGCGATTTGGGTGGTGGTGCCCTGTAGCGCTCCTTACAGCTCCGGTCCCCGGTGACGTGGGGTCCGGCGCAAATAGCGCACTTTGGTGTGCACTCGTGAGGTGCGCGAGCGCCATCCATAAGTGGCACCGTGTTGCCACAGGTGCCGCAGAGGTCCGGCTTAGGGCCAGGGCAGGCGTCGGGGCGGTGCCCAACAGATGCGCACTGGCTACATGCTGGTATGGTTTTTTTGTATGGATGTACCAGGATTAGCAGGGCGTCGTAAGTGACGTACCTGGGCTTGACCTTGCCGGAAAAGGTGAGCCTCACCTTGTTGGTGGTGCCTAATCGCCGGATGTGGAGGATCTCGCCCTCCGGCCAGTAGAGGCGATTTTGAAGTTCGGCTTCGGAGTCGGTACTACGCACTGTCACCACTCCGTAGCAAGAGTCCTGATTATCCGCGCGTAGGTACCCGAAAAGGGGCACCGGTCCGACTGAGGAGAGAACTGTGAGTTCGCCAATCAGTTTGTCCGCAATAAGCGGATCTGCGGTGTAGGCCAGGATGAGGTTTTGGTCCCGCGCCATCACTACTGTGACCAGCCGGTTGGCGTTTGCTCCAAGGTGGGCGATGAGCGCGCTGCCGGCTCCGTTCACGGGGAAAACGGCGGTGAGGGACAATCGAGTCCGCGGTTTGAGGACGACGACGAAATCCGTCGTTTTCGGCTTTGGCAGAGGTAGAGGTTGCCACGTGGGTTTCTTCTTCCCCTGTTGCGGGCCCGCGGAACGCGTCGCAGGCGGCGGGAGTGTTGTGGAACAGGTTTGAGCTGCCGCGTCAGCAGCTGCAATTGCTGCGCCGCTCGCCCGCTCTCGTCTTGCCACCGCGGCAGCAAGCGCGGTGCTCTTAAAGGTTTGGGACAGCTCCCGTCTGCTGTCCGAGGTCTGGATGGTTGTCCACAGCATGCCGTGGGGGTCGTATCCGGTGTAAGTGTCCGCCTCAGGTGCGGGAGTAGTTTGGGGACGATTCCCCGTTCTGCCGGGAGGCGCCTTAGCTAGTAGGCCTAGCTGGGCCGCCACCGGCGTCGAGATGTAAAATGCCCGAGAAGGTCGTAAGATGAGTCCACTTGCCAGGACGTGGTGTCCAGATGAACCGGATCACATTCCGGAGACGGTGGTAAGGTTTTCCTAGGGGTCCGAAGAGGTGGCTAGCGGTTCCGTGCGAAAAACGACGGAGCCGAAACTGCACATCTGATCCggtcgcgcgctcgcagcgccccccaCTTCACAGGCGTGTGCTTCCGAGTGGCTGACGACGATATGAGTTCGCTGAATTGGGCATGGTTTGTGCATGTTGAAGGGGATCGAGCAGCGCAAAAGACGTGACGAAGTGTTGACGACAGACGGAGTGTTTATTGCATATCAATTGCCATATTGTCATTTGGTAGAACATTGTAAAAAATGTGGTTGTGATGATCATAGAATCATACCCAAAAAATCGCACCTTCTCAGGACGCTATACATAGAGCAACGTACCCGTGTgggccttatatatatatatacagggtgtcccagctatcacgcagcacgattaaaaagaagaggaacggcgttacgcgaagccaacctagtgcgaattgtttccagtacagcggagtagccgcccgtaatttttttgttactgagatttaattaattaattgtaattatttatctaactcgagaattactgtcctaattatcaaagtgtcaatgagaaagttgtggagcaacattaaaaactcccgatacagctctctttgctcaatacgtgctacataaatgcgtttttccgagtgtgaaagaagcctgcgaatacacgtaGAATttccgcacgactggccgctcgaggcactttgcgtgtaatcgcgggcttctttcatgctcggaaaaaacacttttatgtagcacgtattgagcaacaaaaagctgtatcgggagtttttcatgttgctctacaattttctcattgacactttgatgaATATATATAGCAGTGAAATGCGATATACTTATCGAATGTGCATTATCCTGCCTACAGAAGCCGGCTGGGATGAATTGCTCTTTCTATCTTTTCTGCGCAGATTGTTTCTCCTATATACGAAGTATACGATATCAAATAGTGTCGAGACTGGCTCTGCTTTGAAGAAAATAATTTATTTAGGCGCATTCAAACACTGTCACCTTTGAAATAGTCCCATTGCGCACCAATAAAGCGCGTCCAGCGTTCCTGTCGGTTTGCGAATTGGTCGTGGAAGTCTCTTTCCCGGAACGAATCTAGAACCCTTCTGCAATTCCAGCTTGATTTAAAAAAATCGTGTCAAAATGGCCACATTTAACCTTGGGTTTTGATTTTGGGGAGAGAGCGAAATATGCGGGAGCCAAATCTGACGAAGAGGGTAGAAACCATGATGTTTCTGGCGAGAAACTCGCGTGTGCGGAGTGATTTGTAACACGGTTCATTGTCGTCGAGCAGCATACAGCTCCTCGCACGAGCCAGGTCGGTCTGTTTTCCCCAAACGGCCTCCCTCAGATGCCCTCAAAATTGACAGTAATACTCGCTGTTGAGGAgcaggaaataactttattgattcctgaggaacccctccccacccactcttggttTAGTGGCCGGCAGGgttcgcgggccgcacccacgttgggacgggaagcccgtgagcctgcgccctttcgtgagccctctggacggcccggagctgggtctggtggtcgtcgcttcgcagggcgtcctaccagtcttcttctttagtgaacatggtgccgcttaacgcggagcattgccagagcatgtgcgctagcgagcagtatgattcgccacaatccggacattgcggctctacctctggtgaataaaggctcagtctgcctctcgaggggaacgaccctgtctgaagcattctgaatatcgatgactgtggtcgAGTCGGACAATTTGCGATGAATTCTCAATGCACAATACcgtgaatacaaaaaaaaaaaaaatacgacgatCATGCACTTTGtcgagctgtggacatgcctagCCTTTTTGCGGTCGTGGGGACATTGAGCTTTTCCACTGCGACGACTGTTGCTTCGGCTCAGCGCTGTACCCGTACACCTGTTTCGTCCCCATATAGTGATCGATAATCCGCTACGTGAAAGACGAGTAGAGGCGCGGTGCGCATGCGAAGATGGCGTTCGGAGAACGTGGTCTTGAGAACACCGAGTCCGGATGCTGCCAACGCTCATTATTTTTCCACGCGGACAAACCTTGAGGGGGGACTGCGGTACGCGGTGTTGTGACACCAGCTCCCGAGCCCTTTGCTGGCTACAGACGCCACCGACGTTTCAGATGGCCTAGCACtaaatcgtgcgtgcctggcgtgtttgctgaggccgtcactgaccacgtggaaaTAGGAGAGGGAAACGGAATTGTATGAAGAAGGAAAACAGGGTTGTTTTCCATACATTTACTTTTAAGAGTAAGCCCATTCCTTGGGGTTGTGGCTTAACAAATGTGTAGCTCTCATTGGAATTTGCTTCTGTGGGACGGGCCAACGGCCCTACCGCCATTTTTCTTTGTCTCAAATTTCACCTATAACAATCCAGACGAGGTGCTGTTcctcagtctaggctgtaatcaaTAAAGCTGATTGATCAGTcagactccgtacgatgcaacgctagtctgggccgcAACCATTTggtggtagaacagtgagactcgTTTAGTCGTATGCagtgacagttgtcctaggctctaacttaagaAAAAGTAGAAGTgtaaggcgctgtttacttgCGTGTTTTGAATCAGTGTTTTTTTGCTAACTCTGCATTTGCATCtgtaaatattttcgttgcaatatatcttcaagttttgttacctccaacctgcctcctgcttcatcaacgccgataaTCACCTTGAAGAGGTTCGATCGACttcaaggagagagaaaaaagttaactatgggggaagcccagcaaaagttagactaagtgtgtggtttgccactactttactaggcgagagataccccacgtgccaacaaaattttatcacgtggggtatctctcgtttctcaatggataccttcgcacgtagggatcgccggaaatgaagaggctgatcgactggctgcaacttgcactcataacgactgtgcttgccctgaaattttctgcaagcttgatgacgctcgtctgctgattcgtcgccacctactcaagcagcatccagaccagcgcgtcgcaaatggaacgttcccgccgggtgttcgcggtcgaggcttgcctcgtcgcgctagagcgcaactactcaagctaagggttggctgtgttaatgtgcacgaacgtttatacagagAAGGACGTGTGACCAGTCCATAGTGtgcgtcttgcggtggctgcgagacacttcagcaccttatattggaatgtcccgctttcagtgcgcaacgcatatcgctagtgagggactatcatctccttggcctgcggtgtacgactctagatgaatgtttacaccccagtggttgtgcgtctcgacgtgatcaagctcatcgtgctctccttacttttctagaagcaacgaacttaggggcacgttggTAACCCAGCACCCATTTCTTTTATTTcccattctttagtagcttgacctgcagggacgggccctactgtgtgttctactttgttctttgagatttgtcctctcgctctttttttcctccttcctcccctccttcctatctttatacttatatgtttctctcgtcctttccgaagagtaggcaggcgttgtgccccttctggtggcagttgccagccttgcttctcgctttctctttcctgtgtatatgtttacaaatcaactAATAATAATACTAGGCTTTACCCAGCTCCGTTGGTCTCTGGTGTtcgcgatagcagagccacgcataatttttttgctttcttccgAAAATAAATACGAAGTCAACGGTAGTCATTTTGACACGATTGCTTAAGTCAAGCTCGAATCGCAGAAGGGTGCTCGACTTGTTCCGAAAAAGAGACTTCCAGGACATATTCTCAAAGTGGCAGAAACGCTGAGAGCACTGTATTGCTGTGCAAGGGGGTTTTTGCGGAGCAGCTTTTTCTAGAGAAAAGAGATGAAGCTTTCGGCGGCACGCCGCACGGGGCCACAGCgtatacgaaaccattaccgcttctaccttgcttctgtgcgatcagctgtggGAAATGCAACTCCGTTTTCGCTAATGCActctgctccaatcatgctggattgactcacgtggattgaagatgtgtgcaggagttggctgcaaaaatagtgacggGCATAtccgtacgtgttaccggcacttcgagatgtataCGACTTTCCTCAcggggatacagaaatttgctcatccgccagcgttgtatagCTAACCTTCACTCTTGCCCCGAGACGTCGGCAatagtgagtaccgctcgttaaacaatggcaaagggagtagcgccgcctcctgtgatagtaagtttcgcgcacagtatctacataCATACCTCAACTGGCACGggaacttacgcccactctattgcCAACGCGTCAAGAAcaagtgaatgagcgcacacttgaatatatgcgcactatatatacgcacaataaatgacagcattacaccgatagcgcacgaattgtcgaagctgaatgtttcgtgaccatccacaagagtaagcgagttactagcgataatacatatttgatgcaaggtattacaatgtacaaaatagcaacgtttcaagccttgtgcgcatcAAGAACATATCTATCGGTTACTTTCacatatagcgcaaataagtacacatacacgcaaagaagacaggacagatgcgGACGAGCgctctatcggaactgagcagaCCTGccagcgattaggcagaaaaaaaaattggaggacgcttaagcttcgcctttaagagtggaacgcgatatcgttatcgggccccgttcgcatcgcatttttctgtgagtaggcttcactgcaacacagaacgtggcaaagccagcttacaaagaccaagcttacaccgatccccttaaagtcggcttcacttttaaacgtCACATTGTCGCGAGTTGCCTACGTGTTTTGTGTATAGGGAGGGGTCCACTCCTCTACGCGTCCGGGCGGTGACCGTTTCTGTTCTTGAGGGGACAGAAGGCCCGCGTGGTATCGGGTGATGAGCCACGGTGCGCGCCAGGGAGGCGTGGCGCGGATTCGGTGAACGCGGGCTTGTGCGTCCTTAGTTGGCATTCCGTCGACGGTCATAATAGGTCCACACAGACAAACCTTGAGTGGGACTGCTGTACGCGGTGCTGTGGCACTGGCTCCTGAGCCCTGTGCTGTTTAGAGACGCCGCCGAGGTTTAGATTGACCACGTGTTGCGTGCACGGAGCGGAGGTCCACTCCCCTACGCGTTCGGGCGGCAACCACTTGGACCTTGTTTTTGGAGTGCTGAGAAAAGCCCGCGCGGTGTCGAGTGACGACTTACAGTGCACGCTGTAGAGGTGCGGCACACATGCGAGGAACGCATTCGGAGAACGGTAAACACCTAGTTCAGATGCCACCGGCGGTCATAATTTTTCCACGCGGAAAAACCTTGAGTGAGACTGCGGGACGCGGTGTTGTGGCACCGGCTCCCGACTCATTTGAtggctagagacgccgccgaggtttgagatggcctAGCATTAAATCGTAcgtgcctggcgtgtttcgctgaGGCCGCCACTTACTACGTGGAAATAAGAAAGAGAAACGGAGTTGTAGGAAGAAGGAAAGCAGTTTTGTTTCCCATTCCTATAATAATCCTATAATAATTTCCTATAATAATCCGGACGATATCCGGTCCCTCAGTCTGGGCTGAAGTCAGGATAGCTGATAGATCGGTGAGGCACCGTACAGTAGTCTGGGCTCTAACAGTCATTCAGAGAGTCGACGAGCGGgacgttgtttctctattgttcAATTTGTAATTAAGTTGTTTTAACTGCCATGTATCAGCATAGAAAAGTTTAACGATAAATCTTGTTCGTCTGATCTACATCGCTTCCTGTCTGCGTTTGAACATCATTCGATCATCATCCGAGAGATTTCATGTTCCAGCAAAGAACAGAGAAGCAAGAAGAAGAACGGACCAATAAAACTTTACTAAAGGTGACAGCGTTTGAATGCACATAAATAAATTACTTTCTTCGAAACAGAGCCAGCCTCGAAACTTTTTGATACGACCCCATATATTTAAGTTGATATAATGCAATAAAGATTGATTGTTAGCGCTGTCTCTGTCGTCTACACTTCATCCCATCTTTTGCGTTGTTCGACCCTGATGATGATGTTCCTGGATATTTTTGCCAGAGCGCCCTGCGGGCCACTCACCAGGCCACAtgcatagcaaattttggttgtACGCTGGAAGTTCTTACGTGCCTTCTAGgaagcgttctaccgcaagactttttcaaattggttcattaatagccgagatagaaatactTCAGTGCCACGAACCCATGAtatcaggaggcgagcgtcactgcCAACATATAGACATCCTCTTCACTCGCCCCGTCTAGCTTCCGcgagcgaaattccttccctgtgttctcccatactggagctggaggatcgcgtgacgcatacgtcacgggccccgcctttatcttattattattattttttttcctctcgaTCTTTTGCTGTGCGGCGCACTTCCTCTGGCGATCTCGCGCGCGAACTGTTGCGTTTGTCTTGCttcgcgcagcgcacgattttgcgcgctgtgcacgagaacacctgactagcggtataagtcagtgctacaagaacactgaggcagacgcaagcggatcacagagcatgatcgcgcgctggaacacggtagaaaacgACAGTTTCGCCATTCGCTCTCTGCGCGTGCGACTGCACGACGTAGGAAGAAGCGTATatacgaaacggaagtacatctctcttgctacggtgcGAAGCAAGACAGACATGCAGACATTCGGTTTCTAGGTTTTACCATTTTTCTAAACTTtgattcgtctattgaagcaacataTCAAACAGATAAGcgctgttgccttgaataattctcggtCATGTGTCACTGaaagtgacgtcacagcacttgcgcgattgacgtcgactctccggctggaagcgcggcgcccgcgagaagggcaaacggcgtttggttcgaaatttcagctctttccgcggcgcgtagcgatgtaatacttagcagacacgatagttagcgcgcattgtatgcactgcgttTGTCAGCTAAAAATGGTCAGACCTGGTGAGCCCTTTATTACGAAGCATTCTTGCTGAATGTAGACCGGGTTTTCCTGCAGGGTATTTGACGGTTTGTGGGTCGATCCCCGAGGCAGTGCAGTCTAACATAACGTCTCAAACGGTGACATAGGACTGCATTTGAAGTACATAGCTCTTATCAAACGCCCAGATAGCACTGAATGTGACCTTCAGATCTGGTATAGCGCCGATGAAACAATGTGCAATCAGTTATTGCGTGACACACATCTGTTCTCAGATAGTAGGCATTGGCGCACCTGGGTCCTTTTGTGCACAATGAACGTGAGAAATGACGCTAGCTTCGCCCTAACCTGTGAATCCATCATTGAAACCACTAGTGATGTCACCGGTCAAGACGTGCACGGTTCAAACCCCTGGTTCAAACCACAATCAGTGAACCGATGGACATTGAGTAACTATGTCAAGTGATGTGCATATATATAATTGTACAAACTCTAACAATGTAAAATTGTACACAATCAACATCTCCAGCAATGCAATGCCGTATAAACATTTCATCTTCACAACCTGCGGTGCACGTTTCGCTTCAGAAATAAGCGCGGGTATAGGGAGTCCTCCCTACGCACCAAACCACAATGCTTCGCGTTATGTAGAGCTCAACTGAGGTTGTGGCTGACAAATTTTAATCATCGTTATAGACAGTATACACCACAGCGACCACcagtttttttgtttatttcagctCACGAAAGGCGCTCTATCTATCGCACTTTTCTTGAAAAATGTCCAGCACAAACTTGTCTTGTTGCGGCTTATCCCCTGGTTGGTAGAGAAATGCCAGTGTCTGTGTCGGGAAGTCGAATGTTTCTgaagagaaaaggagagagagagaaaaattgtTGTGAGGTTACGCTGTGAGCTGCCTCGCGGAGAGGTGAGCACCAAACATACGTATATTTGTCTGAGCAGCCTCACGCGTGAGTGCGGTCGCTCACGCTGCTTTCAA
The DNA window shown above is from Dermacentor silvarum isolate Dsil-2018 chromosome 1, BIME_Dsil_1.4, whole genome shotgun sequence and carries:
- the LOC119432544 gene encoding uncharacterized protein LOC119432544, whose protein sequence is MLWTTIQTSDSRRELSQTFKSTALAAAVARRERASGAAIAAADAAAQTCSTTLPPPATRSAGPQQGKKKPTWQPLPLPKPKTTDFVVVLKPRTRLSLTAVFPVNGAGSALIAHLGANANRLVTVVMARDQNLILAYTADPLIADKLIGELTVLSSVGPVPLFGYLRADNQDSCYGVVTVRSTDSEAELQNRLYWPEGEILHIRRLGTTNKVRLTFSGKVKPRYVTYDALLILVHPYKKTIPACSQCASVGHRPDACPGPKPDLCGTCGNTVPLMDGARAPHECTPKCAICAGPHVTGDRSCKERYRAPPPKSPTPPLESQPGPTKGKRQRPRKPRPPDTRAPQQVTPSPATKSPPPPHPGAGTHGPSKRGHTTPGPPTERSPSRQGPPASSTSHPSPPGLQPAAQGELTWAARIRQGPQVSGTGTAASPPRHPPNPPKPPTAPTPLREQIEIQQFKARVASLTQAMEALVNRSPPLPTSTPSGPAPEAMDSAPSEQRDCTALLAPIEARLSHLEGQMASIVTTIEDRLAAAIQTVFDRIPAMIVAQLPQIVSSTRRPTTKLKRVNKSQMQRPLPHMAEADRQPVSLTATPDNSPRTSSGAPMDLSALLEATQNSNPQDGGPRS